The following is a genomic window from Bombus fervidus isolate BK054 chromosome 15, iyBomFerv1, whole genome shotgun sequence.
CCCAAAAGCGTGGAGAGATGTCGATTCGGACAGCAGTCCATCGTTTCGTACAAAATGGTCGGGCTCTACTGCATTCATTCAGAAATAACGAGTGCTTCTACTCTAATTTCCATCAAAGGAACTATCACGACAAGATACACGTTGTTCAAGTAGGTGAGTTCCTTCGAGAAATTTGTTCCTGCAGGATGGTCGACTGTTGTCAAAAGACCTTGACACAGTTAGTAACCAAAACAGAAACTGTTGATTAATTCAACATATTTTTTTGACAGTTCAGGTATCTTtgtatatgtacattgtaTTTCATATTAGAAGTTATGTTAATTCCGTTTCAGTATATTTCCAGTTTTAAGGTTATTTAACcgtcatatacatatattggtTTGACGGATAAGTCTTAAATGCTTTCTAGTATGAGCTATAaactgtattttaatattttgcaataatataattaaaccaAATATGTACTATTCTGTTCAATAATCTTCTGCCATCTTTTGGGTAATGGTATTGTTCCATCTATATAGAATTAATGTTGCTTCTGAGCATACACATGACCTCAGGAAGGTTTAAAACTTATCCACATACCAGAGCCACTACTTACCACATCTAAATTTTTctgtgtaaataaataaatggatAATTTAGAAGTCAATCAGTGTAAGTcagattttcatttatatcctGTCGTTGTAGAAACTTTCAATCCAtagtttaatttaatcatcataatacattttctaatttagTTATTATAACTGTTAATTAAGAGTTTTGGTGCTATAAAGACAGTTACAAggcttaaattattttttatggaaGATTGACTTACAATGATTGGCTGTTGAATTCcccaaataattatttattttctatgattgtttctattgtatagaaaatttttatattgattaACTATGGATTAACTTAGATAAATTCGATAGGAAGATATGAATTAGATTTGTATCCTAAAAAAGAACAtgaattagaaaaagaaaattttggcAAATTGTATTATAGTCCAAAAGAACAGTGTGTCATTGTAGGATTAGATTATATAGATGAAATagatgaaatatcaaaattttggaatgtatatagaaaagtTAAAGCTTTACTTTtgtcaattttaaaatagGCAAGTCCCAGGGCTGGTTGCCCCAGGGTAATAGCAATGTGTCCAGCACAGGAAAACATCTTGGTTACTTGGGGGCCCATGCTCGACGAATCTTTGTAGATAACATCTTGAAGCGAGTCACTAATAGTTTAGCTGCTGACTTGCGTAGAAGAGCTGCTAGTAGATTGGTCTTTGGTGGAGACTCAGCTCCTTTTTTTGCTTTGGTTGGTGTATCATTGGCATCTGGCACTGGAATATTAACAAAAGAAGATGAATTGGAAGGAGTCTGTTGGGAAATTCGGGTAAATAAcagtttatttttatgttcATTTGATGAAGGAAGCATAAGAAAAActttacatattaaaaatatttacaggaATCTGTATCAAAATTGCAATGGAACACACCACAAAATgacaaaaattacaaaacaatcaaaaacgaagagaaagttgttagtttaaaagattttataattGGCCCCGCAATCGCGAAAGGATGCTCTGCGGTTGTTTACTCGGCAAGATTTAACGATTCTCCAAGTACTGAAAACCAGATAAACATCgatgataaaacaaaagatataaCTTCATTTCCATTGGCGTTAAAAATGATGTTCAATTATGATACCGAATCGAATGCGTTGTCTATTCTGAGGTCCATGTATCGGGAAACCGTACCAGccagaaaatatttacaaaacgaGGAATTAGCTGACTGGGAAATGAAAATGGTCGAGAGGAAAACCAAGCTCCCTCCGCATCCAAATGTCGTAGCGATGTATTATGTTTTTACTGATAGAGTACCAGTGTTACCTGGTTCTTGGAGAATGTATCCGGATGCATTACCCGCACGCATCAACCCTCAGGGATCTGGAAGAAACATGAGCCTATTTTTGCTAATGAAAAGGTTTCTGATATCCcaagaaataacttttcgatTCTCTCTCACATAATtctcaaaattaaaatgttacaTAATTTTCATAGAATTAGAATCTCAGATAATTCAactgttcctttttttcaattacagATATGACACTACGTTGAAACAATATTTGAGCAATCACAACTTGAATATGAGGGAATCAATACTACTGCTGGCTCAATTACTGGAGGGTGTAACTCAT
Proteins encoded in this region:
- the Pink1 gene encoding PTEN-induced putative kinase 1, which gives rise to MSIRTAVHRFVQNGRALLHSFRNNECFYSNFHQRNYHDKIHVVQVGKSQGWLPQGNSNVSSTGKHLGYLGAHARRIFVDNILKRVTNSLAADLRRRAASRLVFGGDSAPFFALVGVSLASGTGILTKEDELEGVCWEIRESVSKLQWNTPQNDKNYKTIKNEEKVVSLKDFIIGPAIAKGCSAVVYSARFNDSPSTENQINIDDKTKDITSFPLALKMMFNYDTESNALSILRSMYRETVPARKYLQNEELADWEMKMVERKTKLPPHPNVVAMYYVFTDRVPVLPGSWRMYPDALPARINPQGSGRNMSLFLLMKRYDTTLKQYLSNHNLNMRESILLLAQLLEGVTHLNVHGIAHRDLKSDNILLDLSEEAENCPSLVITDFGCCLADKRHGLYLPYNTHDIDKGGNAALMAPEVITAEPGPFTSINYTKADLWTVGTIAYEIFGMKNPFHSDKEGTSLKNHNYKETDLQPLPNHMPTIISALIKNLLSRSLYKRLDTETAATIVQLHLWAPSTWFRGEWKLPSTNEIMQWLLCLTTKVLCEGRNSMLQLPEVLENENVQEDRKQNSYNRSLSTKSCGRRTMPEYQLIASFLGRVTLANIRTALKWIQQNV